A region from the Buchnera aphidicola (Cinara pseudotaxifoliae) genome encodes:
- a CDS encoding anthranilate synthase component 1 — MHTPCTVTTWKKNTRYIMNPTEIYQHICADKKNTLLLESSEINTRKQTTSTIIVDSALRITAVHNRLKIKALSKNGVSLLMQLDTVIPSDIVLKTTECLRIMQFSLNATHVEEDQRLLCPSIFDCFRWLIQVIHTANGSSTSLFFGGLLAYDLIHSFEYIPRTSTFSPCPDLCFYLAESMVIFDHNKKNTQIQVHAFTANRTERNRLRARMKKLYHILQKPRPTSFSDLTVSSKKIRVTSNLSDSAFADTIDRMHELIKQGEVFQVVPSRQFYCTCTQPFSAYVVLKHMNPSPYMFFMQDTRFILFGASPESYLKYNSDKRIIQLYPIAGTRPRGLHADGKIDTDLDNRIELSLRTHPKELSEHLMLVDLARNDLAKVCRTGSRYVSRLMDVEKYSHVMHLVSCVTGVLKDNLDVFHAYQSCMNMGTLTGAPKLRAMQLIAQHEKTNRGAYGGSVGYFTGSGSFDACIVIRSAFVKNNIATVQSGAGIVYDSITHEEIEESKNKASAVLQSIAQTHYLDVGE, encoded by the coding sequence ATGCACACACCATGTACTGTTACTACCTGGAAAAAAAATACCCGATACATCATGAATCCAACAGAAATTTATCAGCACATATGTGCTGATAAAAAAAATACACTGTTACTCGAGTCTTCTGAAATAAACACTAGGAAACAAACAACTAGTACAATTATTGTAGATAGCGCTCTACGTATTACTGCAGTGCACAATAGGCTAAAAATTAAAGCCCTATCAAAAAACGGCGTCTCTTTATTGATGCAACTGGACACAGTGATTCCTTCAGATATAGTCTTAAAAACTACAGAATGTCTGCGCATCATGCAGTTTTCACTGAATGCTACTCATGTCGAAGAGGACCAAAGATTATTGTGTCCATCTATATTTGATTGCTTCCGATGGTTGATACAGGTAATACATACAGCTAATGGCTCATCAACATCTCTATTTTTTGGAGGATTACTCGCTTATGATTTAATCCATTCATTTGAATATATTCCTCGCACAAGTACGTTTTCTCCCTGCCCTGATCTATGCTTTTACCTAGCAGAATCAATGGTAATTTTTGACCACAATAAAAAAAACACGCAGATACAAGTGCATGCTTTTACTGCAAATCGTACCGAAAGAAATCGGTTGCGTGCACGCATGAAAAAACTATACCATATATTACAAAAGCCTAGACCTACATCTTTTTCCGATCTAACAGTCTCCTCTAAAAAAATACGTGTCACAAGCAATCTGAGTGATTCTGCGTTTGCAGATACTATTGATCGCATGCATGAACTCATTAAACAAGGTGAGGTGTTTCAAGTGGTTCCTTCCAGGCAATTTTATTGTACATGCACACAACCTTTCTCTGCATATGTTGTTTTGAAACATATGAATCCGAGTCCATATATGTTTTTTATGCAGGATACTCGATTTATATTATTTGGAGCATCGCCCGAAAGTTATTTAAAATATAATTCTGATAAACGCATCATTCAATTGTATCCTATTGCTGGAACTCGTCCACGCGGACTTCATGCGGACGGAAAAATCGATACAGACCTAGACAACCGTATTGAGCTATCCTTACGCACTCATCCAAAAGAATTATCGGAACATCTCATGTTAGTTGATTTAGCGCGCAATGATTTAGCTAAAGTATGTCGAACAGGTAGTCGATATGTATCGCGCCTAATGGATGTAGAAAAGTATTCTCATGTCATGCATTTAGTGTCCTGCGTCACTGGAGTATTAAAAGATAATCTGGATGTTTTTCATGCATATCAATCCTGTATGAATATGGGAACACTGACCGGAGCACCTAAATTACGCGCTATGCAGTTGATTGCACAACATGAAAAAACGAATAGAGGAGCATATGGAGGTTCTGTAGGATATTTTACCGGATCAGGATCTTTTGATGCATGTATTGTTATTCGTTCAGCTTTTGTTAAAAACAATATAGCAACTGTACAGTCTGGAGCAGGTATTGTATACGATTCTATTACCCATGAAGAGATAGAAGAAAGTAAAAATAAAGCTAGTGCTGTTTTGCAATCAATTGCTCAAACACACTACCTTGATGTAGGAGAATAA